GTTTCTTGTGTTGGTGGAGTGGCGAACTTTTACGGACATATCAAGGACGGGGGAAGAAATGAAATCACTGACAGCGAAGCAAGAGCAGTTCTGCCTGGAATACATCAAGAGCGGTTCAGCATCAGATGCATATCGGGCGACATACTCCGATAAGGGCAAGCCAGCAACAGCATGGCGACGTGGAACAGAATTGATGCAGACGCCCCACGTCCTAGCCAGGATTCAGCATCTACAGAGCGAAGTCGCCGCTAGTGTAGTGTTGACCATGCAGCAGCATCTTGGAGACCTGAAAGAACTTCGCGACAAGGCCGCCGAAGACGGGCGATGGTCCGCAGCGGTCGCCGCCGAAGTTGCACGGGGCAAGGCCGC
This sequence is a window from Desulfomicrobium macestii. Protein-coding genes within it:
- a CDS encoding terminase small subunit, with the protein product MKSLTAKQEQFCLEYIKSGSASDAYRATYSDKGKPATAWRRGTELMQTPHVLARIQHLQSEVAASVVLTMQQHLGDLKELRDKAAEDGRWSAAVAAEVARGKAAGLYVERIESKVTAQLLPASIEEFV